The genomic segment caccatggtaaaagatcatgtgatggaccatgtgatgagcgcagtgacatcatcaaaggtcctattcctcaaagaagaagacagaagagaagccgggctgcgtgagcaagtggattaaggtgagttaaattattatttatttatttttaacccctccagccctattgtactatgcattctgtattaagaatgctattattttcccttataaccatgttataagggaaaataataaaatttacacaacacctatCCCAAAccggaacttctgtgaagaagttcgggtttgggtaccaaacacgcatgcaaaacgtattacaatgttttgcaatcgtgcattttcccgcgacacacccgaatcttatccgggccaaaaacatgacgcccgtgtgaaagaggccttagagtgagctgttcaaaaggacacgcccccgatccggttaggccttgctccctcccactcctcagccgactgagattgaaaaaatgaagttaaaaatcaacttttaggtcccgctaagccacgctcaTATCTGGTTAGGCTACGCCCCCTCCACTTCGTAGCCGACAAAGATtttaaaaatgaaggtaaaaatcaacttctgtcagctgcaggggtgggagggagtgtgactttctccctgcagctcacactcacttaggctccattcagacgtccgtagtgcattgcggatccgcaaattgcagatccgcaatacacccagccagcacccccatagaaatgcctattcttgtccgcaattgtgaacaagaataggacatgctctatttttttccggagctgcagaCTGGAAGAGCGGGGCCGCgctccgaaaatgcggatgcggacagcacagagagaatgaatgggtccacacctgttccgcataattgcggaatggatgcagacccattctacggacgtgtgaatggacccttaggcccctttcacacgggcgagatttccgcgcaggtgcaatgcgtgaggtgaacgcattgcacctgcactaaatccagactcattcatttctatggggctgtgcacatgagcagtgattttcacgcatcacttgtgcgttgcgtgaaaatcgcagcatgctcctctttgtgcgttttccacgcaaggcaggccccatagaagtgaatggggctgcgtgaaaatcgcaagcatccgcaagcaagtgtggatgcggtgcgattttcacgcacggttgctaggagacgatcgggatggagacccgatcattattattttcccttataacatggttatgagggaaaataatagcattcttaatacagaatagggctggaggggttaaaaaaatatataaataatttaactcaccttaatccacttgttcgcgcagcccggcttctcttctgtcaccttctttgctgtgcacaggaaaaggacccgtggtgacgtcactacgctcatcacatggtccgtcaccatggtaaaagatcatgtgatggaccatgtgatgagcgcagtgacgtcatcaaaggtcctattcctcaaagaagaagacagaagagaagccgggctgcgcgagcaagtggattaaggtgagttaaattattattattactttttttaacccctccagccctattgtactatgcattctgtattaagaatgctattattttcccttataaccatgttataagggaaaataataaaatttacacaacacctatCCCAAAccggaacttctgtgaagaagttcgggtttgggtaccaaacacgcatgcaaaacgtattacaatgttttgcaatcgtgcattttcccgcgacgcacccgaatCTTAtctgggccaaaaacatgacgcccgtgtgaaagaggccttagagtgagctgttcaaaaggacacgcccccgatccggttaggccacgctccctcccactcctcagctgactgagattgaaaaaatgaagttaaaaatcaacttttaggtcccgctaagccacgctcaTATCTGGTTAGGCTACGCCCCCTCCACTTCTTAGCCGACaaagatttaaaaaatgaaggtaaaaatcaacttctgtcagctgcaggggtggtagggagggtgactttcttcctgcagatcacactcagacagcacagtgctgctgtcttagagtgagctgttcaaaaggacatgcccctcatccagtaaaggccactgttaagggggagggcccctgtggaggtcactgtcaagggggtggtattctgtgaaagtcactgttaaaggggaaggctgctgtaaaggtcaaagttaagagggTGGGCTgccgtggaggtccaattttaagggatggggcactgtaggggggggcagtgttaaggggtggggggctgtggaggtcactgttttgggggcggggtgctgtagatgtcaatgctatagtggatagtgttgatatcttttaacgacacgcacaaacattaaatgaaatagagtaaatatacccgagcaaagccgggtccttcagctagtataagATATAAGGGAACTGAAAATTCATCAAAGGACAATCTGGCCTGGACTGTGGCTGATCTTAGAGGTATTTCACTGTATATGCTGATAACATTAACAGCAAGATAGACTAATCTGTCAGACTAATTTGACAAAATGGAGAATAACACTTATGAAATGACTTttctaatgttttttttgtttcttcctTTTGATTATTAGGATCTACGCTTTCAACTACCGACTTTGTGTGCCACCTGTTTGGAATGGATAAAAGGTGCTTTACCAAGATCACACCTGTCATATTTATGGTCTTAAGCCACAATGGCCCCATCATAAGGTCCGATCACACTTTCTCAGTATCTAGGTGAGCATATTGTTTCAGATGGAAAAGTATAAGAGTTTGGTACTAACCTTCTCATGTATATATTTCATATACAGTATCTAATTGTACGTGTATATTtaaatcagggatgcccaacctgtggtctTCCAGCTGTTAAAAAAACtataactctcagcatgccctgaTGGCTATAGGCTGTTTGGACATGATGAAAgtcgtagttctgcaacagctggagagccgcagattGGGCACCCCAAATTTAAATAATCACATTTCTGGTTCTCATTTACAAGGCAAGCTGTGTCCTCCACCTGATTAATATGTACAGTTAGTGCATGTTTTAGTCCACTTACCAACAAACCAGTTACCGATCTAAATTAGATTGTACTCAtacctagggttgggcgatataccggtattcacgatataccgcggtattaagaaatggcgatatcgccgtttcTTAAATACCGCAGAATTTTACTGATGTCATAGGGGCAGTCGCACTTTAGTGATCACTGCCTCTAAAACGTCGGGCGCACATTACAGTGCAGTACGCCCATCAgctggcacagtggagaaggagagagtccctccctccacactgtgACGCGGctgctgcaccaccaatgagaatagtagtgaggaggaggggaggggctgcggCTGCTGCACTACCCATATGAATAGcagtgaggaggggggaggggctgcggctgctgcaccaccaatgagaatagtagtgaggaggagaggaggggctGCGGCTGCTGCACTACACATGAGAACAGtagtgaggaggggggaggggctgcGGCTGCTGCACTACCCTTATGAATAGTAGTGAGGAGGGGGGAAGGGCTGCGGCTGCTGCACTACCCATGAGAATAGcagtgaggagggggaggggctgcGGCTGCTGCACTACCCATGAGAATAGCAgtgaggagaaggggaggggctgtgatcgcacctgaggggttaactgacaGAGTTCGGCAGGATCCTTGTCAGAGGCTAGGTGGGGGTAATTATATTCATTGATGGCGCAGCGTCCTCCTCCCCCTTTACTCCAatattatcttcattggtggtgcagtgctccCCCCTTACCATTAGTATCATAatcattggtggggcagtgcgcccccccaaccccaATATTATCttcattgatggcagtggccacagggtcccctcaccTCCTACTCAGAATattaattggtggcagtggcagtggcagcttctgatcgaaaCCCCAGCAGTGAAATTGAGGGGCTCTGaccggttaccatggcagtcagaatgctactgaagccctggatgccatggtaatctccctgctgctgtgtgcactatgcacagggcagcagggatagtgtaaagtcctatttaccctaatagagatctatcagggtgaataggccaTCAGctgttaaataaaaagtaaaaaacaaacaaacacaaatattaaaagtttaaatcaccccctttcccaattttacatataaaaatatataaacaataaaaaaaatattaaagggattctgtcacctctttttaccctatagagatgcggacatgcacggctagatcgccgctagcatgtccgcaatatacctgtcccatagcttttgtgtaaaaaatgattttatatacatgtaaatcagcctggtaaggagcccaaggggctgtactaaccgttctggagcccagcaccgcccgtaaccaggaatctcctccttgctcaggaAGTCAGATCGCCCTAATCTCTCGATGCGCAGTGCCgggatagtgttccttccctgtgctggcatcagcctcagggaaggaaatgCGCATCGTAAGATTACAGCGATCTGACTtcctgagcaaggaggagattcggaggacgcaggcggtgctgggctccttcacaggggggcggtgctgggctccagaacggttagtgcatccccttgggctccttaccaggctcatttacatatatataaaatcattttttacactccataaaaccacacagagctatgggacaggtatattgcggacatgctagcggcgatctagccgtgcatgtccgcatctctatagggtaaaaagaggtgacaaactccctttaagtatcgccacgtccaaaaaagtccaaactattaaaatattataaaatatctTCTATGTGGTAAATGccgtaacagaattttttttatttttttttaaaacacgcaatttgccattttttggtcaccttgtcccccaaaaagtaggataggactgctctattatgggctggacgttccataaaatgcagaatgggcatggcttttttggcgttttctttttctttcgtgtggtattgaatggtattgagtatcgcaatacttttttatgagaTCGAAATCGAATAAAAGTTTTGGTATGGTGACAACCCTATTTACAGGGGCATAACATAATGTCAGGTCCTTTAGCACACCAAGAAATGGCATCTAGCAGCTGCAAACCTGCGCGGAGAGACCGGTGCtggataaggctccattcacacgtccgcggtgtgttgcggacccgcaaattgcggatccgcaacacacccgcccggcacccctatagaaatgcctattcttgtccgcaagctgcggacaagaataggacatgttctatcttttgcggagcactgtgtgctgtccgcatccattccgtccccatagaaaatgaatgggtccgcacccgttccgcaaaattgcggaacggatgcggacccatttgcggacgtgtgaatggagcctaacagtcactgcgctctgggacctGCTGCAcggagaggccggggctgaggtAATATGGCTGCAGTGTGTAGGGACTAAGACCCATATGGGAAGCAtcagtctttagtaaatgacccccaatgttttatTTGACTGAAATATATGTTCATGATGCCAGTGTGCCCTTTCTGACAATGTGCACCTATGATGGGCACACTCTGAACAACCCATTTATCAGGGTTTTCGGTTAGCATGTCCCATTTTCTATGGGAGCGCTGAAGATAGATTATCGCTGCTATCTCCAgcactcccatagagaatgaatgaatgaagcagCAGGGCGGCCACTCCATTAGATTGGGGGGAACAGTGACCCCATTCTTCGTGGGGCAACTAAGAGATATTACTGTACGGGGGCCTCAAGGCGACAATATAATGTACGAGGGCAACAAGGAAACACCAGTACATGTTTTGAgtgttttttcttctaaatgggcatttatcacaatatatattgttatcgcaataaatttcttaatatcattatcatgggaatatttttgatatcgcctaACTCTACTCATACATGATCCATTTCAAGTTTTCTAACAGAAACTCTTTTACGTCTAGGTATATTTGCTGCTGGTTTACAGAATTCAGTTGATAACTAGTGGATCCTGATTACAGTCTCCTATGTAGTCAGGTTGTATCAGTAGAAGCTACTATTAGTTTGTGTTACCTGGCTAATATGCTGAAAATATTTCTGGGTCATGCATCTAAATGTACAGGCACATCTGCATTGTGTGAACATAACAGCTTCTGCAAACAGAGGGAGACAATAGAGTACACGGTTTGTGGTTGATATCCACTAGTTAATTGGGTGTTCCCATCTTGTATTCCACAAATGTTTAAGATTGAAATACCCTTTTTACCACAAGTGATGTGATGAGACAATGATCACACAGCAAGTATCACTAAAGGAAATGCTCCCTAGGCTCTAATTTAGGATTTTTCTGAACAGCCATCCTATAAAGTTATGGTCACTTTATTATAGcgatttacagacattatcatccctCTGTCCCCAATGAGGCTCATCTGtaatccctatcagtatgtctttggcgtgtgggaggaaaccggagtgtccagaggaaacccacgcaaacatggggagaacatacaaactccatgcagatattgttcttggttagtgatggacgaacatctgccgggacggttcgcaaacgcgatcgcgcaaacacgatcaaatgttcgcgaaccgcaagttcgcggcgggtcccattcattttaatggcaggtgaacctgaaaaacatatcttcaaaccttcagctcatatttgcagccaagaaataattactagaagtgcacaaatagtcccacaacatggacagtgacataccagatgtattattcgaatttgcgatctccataaaaaaaaatttcaatgcgaaatatcggcaattacatttttttcgtacgcgcatgcgcaaatgcactgtacagtaccgaaatgcactataaagaaagtatattggtatataacaccccgcttcaatcagtttttttgggggggggactaGTATATcagaccagtagaaattatttgttccaataacgcttgtccctctatatacctgcagtatcgcagcagaaccgcacgcaactgccgcataatacaaatgcactataatatactttctaacatagaaagtatattataacattgtacaaggaaggcaatccattagaatatacatgaagataaaacgtaacctttaataatgttactatgagggtccattcacacgtccgtaagtgttttgcgaatccgcaaaacacagacaccggcaatgtgcattccgcaatttgtggaccgcacaacgccggcactataatggaaaatgcctaatcttgtctgaaattgcggacaggaataggacatgttctatttttttgcggaaacggaagcacagatgtggaagtgcggatccgcaaatgcagatgtggatccgcaaatgcggacagcacattccggccccattgaaaatgaatgggtctgcactcgttccgcaaaattgcggaacagatgcggaccaattttgcggacgtgtgaatggaaaagatatccctcaaaatgaaaatatataaaattattaaagttaagtaaaaagcatagatgtggtaggcaataacaagtgctcggcggcactaaatcaggtgctcggcggcaccaaatcagaaaccatatgtcctaccacaatccggggggttccagtgcacatccatgaatcccggagggaaagcaaaaaacatctatccctgggctagatgatgatgtggtattgaaggacagggtggacaaagaactgtccctgatattgccctacagggggtgctattctggccctgaaagcctaaccacagaccacccaccctgTTAAGAGCGACCTCgcctggaaccttaccctatataaaaatgcccttagtaagcccctagcccctaggcccctgacttccaggtgatcactatatagatctatgtgtttttgactcattataaaagtatattataagtagatcgcacccctctgtgtatcacacctatcgatagcacacctatactagtccttaaaatgacttttgtagccctattagctagtgtttggtgtccctaacagcctgtccctgctccacacagcaacctctccctatactggcaaaacactgaatgtaaaatggcagacagatcaggtttatttataaggtagggggtatgtccatgtgctgaaatgtctcaattggctgtcctgtaccacctgatggatgtgtcatgggtcaaagttcttcacaatgtaaaagaatatggcgggcgcgaatttctctatatgttcgcatgttcggcgaatcgcgaacacgcaaagtgctccgcgaaacgaccgccgggcgaaccgcaaggccatctctattcttggtcggattcgaccaagccactgtgctgcccataAAGTTAGAAATCAGAGCACATGTATAGCATCTTTTAAAGGTCCTTAAACAGCAATAATTAAACAAAACTGAAAATTGAATAAGAGGCCTCTTTACCATACTTCTGAATCTTTCCATATATGTTTCAGGGGACAATGATTTTCACTTTGTGTGATAATAGGacaatttagctttttctgatgtaatatgTTTTTCTTACATTGTGACAGATATATACATCAGGTTTCTATGTTTATCTCTACAGGGTTCAGAACAAGATAATTCATTCCAAGAAGGATGAGTTTCTGGAAATTCTATCCCGTTTATCAACACTTCTGATGCCTTCTAACACTAAACCATCTTCCACTATTCACGTGTCTCTTGATCCTAAAGATGAAAGTGATGTTGAATTTCGTCCTCAACAGCTGAATGTTACAGAGGTAGAGGCATTGGAGTGGTTGGTGGACTCTCAGGAACCCCTTGTGTTTCTTTTTTTACCTGGGAGCAAACATCTTTTGGCTAATAGAATTCACGAAAGAATGAATGTGACATTGCTAGAGAGAATCACTGAAAAGACACAAGAGGTGCTAGAAGACATGAAAGATATCTTTTCAACGGGTGATCATGTCCAAATTCTTCAAAAACTTATTATCTCTTGCCATAGCCACTTCAAtgttagctatctatctatagaCGAGGAGCAGTCACCACAGTTGGGAAATAAACAGCATAGGAAACTGCATTCACTGATGCTCCTTAAAACGTTACAGACAATTCGTGCCTATTGGCAAGACCGCAAAAAATTATCACGACAGAACCGTGGAGCAGGCCTCAAACCTCACTGTCGCCTGCAGGAGCTGACCATCAACTTAAAACCATACCCAGAATATAAAGACATCCATTTTCCAGAAGAAATAAACATCAACAACTGTGTAGGGCCTTGCCGATTCCCACAGACCACTCAAAGTGAATACCATGCCCATGTAATTCTGCTCATCCAGCTCCAGGAGAGAAGACAATCTAGCCTTGATCGACCACCTTGTTGTGTACCTGTTCAATATCAAGAACAGTGGCTGATGGTGGCACATGAAAATGGCATTAGACTTCACCTCTATCCAAATATGGTTGCCAAAGAGTGTGGTTGTAGATAGGTATATTATATACAACTATCATATTCAGTTTTACAGCAAATTTTAAGTGTTAATTTTTACCATTTTAGAAATAGAGGACACATTCATGTACATTGGGCACTGACAGTCCAAGCCATACAGTTCAAGCCCATCATGGTAAAGATACTTTCTAGGCCCATCATCCAGATTCCTTGACTTTTTTTTGCATCTTTGGTTATAAAACCTCTAATCTGCAATatcaaaattatttaaaaatgaaATGTGCAAAATACAGGGCACATTTACTATGTTAATCTTCTTCATGTATATATGTAGTTTAGGTCACATATATAACAGAAAACTATTTCTTTGTATATCATCTTCACTCCATAGCTTTATCTTGACCTTTCATGGTTACACCTACCCTATTATAGGGCTCTGCAGTGAATCTTCGTAATTTTTTCTTTTAGTAGTATTCATAAGATTGAGGCTGTTGTATATGTATAAGCCTGCCGCTTCATCCTTTGGCCGAATGTAATGTTTCAGGTGTGGCCATTTAATTATTTAATAAACTGTGATTAGAGTTCCTTAGTCCTGTTCCATGCATTTGTAGCTAATGTGGCCCAAGTCACAACACATTTCTATCCAAATTTTAGTAtgttttttggtaaaaaaaaaataataaaataaatgatcACTAGTAATAATGTGGCTAGTGTGCCTTTTTATTTGAAAAAAGATGCTTGAATTTTCATTAATCAAGTTGATTATTAAAGGGCTTGACCACTTTACATTAGTAGTTGCACATGTGCTTGGAACAGCACATATCTGTCCGAAAGCTAAACGTGAATTATTTCATATTAACTTGCAGGTCCGCTCAACTTCTGTGAGCACTGCGCACTGAAAAAGACCAATGATGGAGAGCTCCGTCCATGAGCAGCCTCCATTAACTTGTAGAGGTGACAGTAGAGACCATTGATGGTCAGGCCCTTTCATCAGTGCCTATTTTCGGAGCACAGTACCGGCAAGTTATTCATATTAAACTGTGAGACATCAGTGCAGATAGTTGATCACATGGACACAACTTCTTTGTACATGTATAACATAGTTACTTGGCCCAAGGCAttacatgacatacatgtacaATCACTGTGTGCCAAGGGGGTAAAGTGTACCTTGGACTACTAACAGCTTAGTGCATGGCCGGTTTTACACACAGCAATTAACCATATGTTCTGCAGAGCTCCAGAGTTGTACTCACTATTCTAATGGTGAAGTTCATGTTTAAATACACTTTCCCTCAGAAAATCCtgaattatcctccagagctgcactcacatacattacttatcctgtactaagcctaagttacagcctgtattatactcgagagctgccctcactattttgctggtggagtcactgtgtacatacagttgtgttcaaaattattcaacccccactgaaattgagtgttttggccagtttgacattgattttgatcatttcagtcatcttgtttacaattaaatcaaagaggcacttgtaagtcagacaaatataacataacatttataatgaaataaccacaaatgtcttttctgtgctcacatcattatcagttttattcaacccccaagtgacattcaatcttagtacttagtacaacatccttttccagttataacagcttttaaacgtgacgcatagcttgacacaagtgtcttgcagcgatctacgggtatcttcgcccattcttcatgggcaaaagcctccagttcagtcacattcttaggcttgcgcgctgcaactgctttctttaagtcccaccagaggttcttaatcggatttaagtctggtgactgcgatggccacttcaaaatgttccagcctttaatctgcaaccatgctctagtggacttggaggtatgcttgggatcattgtcctgttgaaaggtctaacgtctcccaagcctcaggtttgtgatggactgcattacattttcattcaatatctcctggtactgaagagaattcatggtaccttgcacacgctgaagcttccctgtacctgtagaagcaaaacagccccaaagcatgattgaccccccgccatgcttcacagtaggcaaggtgttcttttcttcataggccttgttcttccttctccaaacatagcgttgatccatgggcccaaacagttctaattttgtttcatcagtccacagaacactatcccaaaacttttgtggtttgtccacatgacttttggcatactgcagtcgactcttcttattctttggagacagcaaggcggTGCGCcttggagttctggcatggaggccttcattacacagtgtgcgccttattgtctgagctgaaacttcagtacccacatctgacaaatcttttttcagttcctcagcagtcacacggggacttttctccactttgcgcttcaggtagcgcacagcagtcgaagtcagcatcttctttctgccacgaccaggtagcgtttcaacagtgccctttgccttgaatttgcgaatgatgcttcctatggtgtctcttggtatgtttaacatctttgcaatcttcttatagccattgcccttcctgtgaagagaaatcacctcttctcttgtcttcctggaccattctcttgacttcaccatgtttgtaaacacaccagtaaatgtctagaaggagctgagtatcacagtccttttaaatctgcctaattggtgcttattatgcttgattgctgctccttgacatccataggtgttttcaatacctgatcgaaaacacttgaatgaacctctgttcttaagagtggtagtctttaaggggttgaataattgtgtcaatgaagaaatcacaaaaaaaacatttaatactgtattacaaaaacaattgatgtcattttagttgcatttggttctttaaaaagtccttgtaagatttcattctgaacacaattacaaatgtacactaaattccctaaaaccctttacagcattgggggttgaataattttgaacacaactgtacattatAGATGTAACCAGTGTTAGTACAATAGTCCACTTCCCTATTGACATAGTGTGCCATAGCAGAGATATTGGTTATGACGCcaaaaggtttgcacacctggatttgaggattttctgcagatcctctcaaggtcTGTCAAGTTGGATGGGGAccatcggtggacagccattttcagctgttttca from the Bufo bufo chromosome 2, aBufBuf1.1, whole genome shotgun sequence genome contains:
- the AMH gene encoding muellerian-inhibiting factor; translation: MGIFQIFFCFFFPFFCQTLPSNERERELAPMDEERHLVLAPDMLHGDHLIVKDASLEFQGCGRNIGTRWGNLETLGFLREYETGFLDRIKQNSREDLALFGICPEEAQAANKGAMKELARFIAEPEGKQLVVLHLQKEDWETETNFNFQGPVQQHIPPFLQHLHLLIAVFYPDTHNLTMGSKVIISGEAISQSQVVCLSSETRYLVVRLNEKAVSAEPEDLRLNTSFQVKKYSDGSTLSTTDFVCHLFGMDKRCFTKITPVIFMVLSHNGPIIRSDHTFSVSRVQNKIIHSKKDEFLEILSRLSTLLMPSNTKPSSTIHVSLDPKDESDVEFRPQQLNVTEVEALEWLVDSQEPLVFLFLPGSKHLLANRIHERMNVTLLERITEKTQEVLEDMKDIFSTGDHVQILQKLIISCHSHFNVSYLSIDEEQSPQLGNKQHRKLHSLMLLKTLQTIRAYWQDRKKLSRQNRGAGLKPHCRLQELTINLKPYPEYKDIHFPEEININNCVGPCRFPQTTQSEYHAHVILLIQLQERRQSSLDRPPCCVPVQYQEQWLMVAHENGIRLHLYPNMVAKECGCR